The following coding sequences lie in one Saimiri boliviensis isolate mSaiBol1 chromosome 6, mSaiBol1.pri, whole genome shotgun sequence genomic window:
- the SYT8 gene encoding synaptotagmin-8: protein MGHSPDSPSVPAPAGTTALSGLIPDLIARTPWPNWAGTAGAFASGVPLLSGLLSAVCCCCRCHRKKPRDKEAVGLGSAWGTTTTCLVQPDVESLQPSPAAAPPWGCLQLSLEYDSGRQEIRVGLRQAADLRPGGTVDPYARLSISTQAGHRHETKVHRGTLCPVFDETCCFHVSQGWAAGRLGGTGRLGGWAAGAAGLGQRAWLLPLPQVPQAELPGATLQVPLFHFRRFSGHEPLGELRLPLGTMDLQHVLKQWYPLGPPGATEPEQVAELCCSLQYVPGSGRLTMVVLEAQGLRPGLVEPYVKVQLMLNQRKWKKRKTAGRKGTAAPYFNEAFTFLGPFSQVQNVDLVLAIWDRGPQLGAEPVGKVHLGARASGQPLQHWADMLAQARQPVVQWHPLRPVREVDRALAPQPRLPLPLPRSGTHHGPRSPR from the exons ATGGGGCACTCGCCAGACTCCCCCAGTGTCCCAGCCCCAGCTGGCACCACAGCTCTGTCCGGGCTCATTCCAGACCTCATCGCCAGGACCCCCT GGCCCAACTGGGCTGGCACAGCTGGCGCCTTTGCCTCGGGCGTCCCCCTCCTCTCCGGCCTCCTCTCCGctgtctgctgctgctgccgctgccacAGGAAGAAGCCCAGAGACAAGGAGGCCGTGGGCTTGGGCAGTGCCTGGGGCACGACCACCACCTGCCTG GTGCAGCCGGATGTGGAGAGTCTGCAGCCCAGCCCGGCGGCCGCTCCGCCATGGGGGTGCCTGCAGCTCTCCCTGGAGTACGACTCTGGAAGGCAGGA GATCCGGGTGGGCCTGAGGCAGGCAGCCGACCTGAGGCCCGGGGGCACCGTGGACCCCTATGCCCGGCTCAGCATCTccacccaggctgggcacaggcaCGAGACAAAGGTGCACCGAGGCACACTCTGCCCCGTGTTTGATGAGACCTGCTGCTTCCATGTGAGTCAGGGCTGGGCGGCTGGGCGGCTGGGGGGGACTGGGCGGCTGGGTGGCTGGGCAGCTGGGGCGGCtgggctggggcagagggccTGGCTCTTGCCACTGCCTCAGGTCCCGCAGGCGGAGCTGCCAGGGGCCACCCTGCAGGTGCCGCTTTTCCACTTCAGGCGCTTCTCGGGGCACGAGCCCCTGGGTGAGCTCCGTCTGCCACTGGGCACCATGGATCTGCAGCACGTTCTGAAGCAGTGGTACCCCCTGGGCCCGCCAGGTGCCACCGAG CCTGAGCAGGTCGCGGAGCTGTGCTGCTCCCTCCAGTACGTGCCCGGCTCAGGCCGGCTAACCATGGTGGTGCTGGAGGCCCAAGGCCTGCGTCCAGGACTGGTAG AGCCCTACGTGAAGGTCCAGCTCATGCTGAACCAGAGGAagtggaagaagagaaagacagcTGGCAGAAAGGGCACGGCTGCCCCCTACTTCAACGAGGCCTTCACCTTCCTGGGGCCCTTCAGCCAGGTCCAG AATGTGGACCTGGTACTGGCCATCTGGGACCGCGGCCCGCAGCTCGGGGCCGAGCCGGTGGGCAAGGTGCATCTGGGTGCCCGGGCCTCGGGGCAGCCCCTGCAGCACTGGGCGGACATGCTGGCCCAGGCCCGGCAGCCCGTGGTCCAGTGGCACCCCCTGCGGCCGGTCAGGGAGGTGGACCGAGCGCTGGCTCCGCAGCCccgcctgcccctgcccctgccccgctCCGGAACACACCATGGGCCTCGGTCTCCCCGCTGA
- the TNNI2 gene encoding troponin I, fast skeletal muscle → MLQIAATELEKEESRREAEKQNYLAEHCPPLHIPGSMSEVQELCKQLHAKIDAAEEEKYDMEVRVQKSSKELEDMNQKLFDLRGKFKRPPLRRVRMSADAMLKALLGSKHKVCMDLRANLKQVKKEDTEKERDLRDVGDWRKNIEEKSGMEGRKKMFESES, encoded by the exons ATGCTGCAGATCGCGGCCACGGagctggagaaggaggagagcCGCCGCGAGGCGGAGAAGCAGAACTACCTGGCGGAGCACTGCCCGCCGCTGCACATCCCGGGCTCCATGTCTGAAGTGCAG GAGCTCTGCAAACAGCTGCACGCCAAGATTGACGCGGCCGAAGAGGAGAAGTACGACATGGAGGTGAGGGTGCAGAAGAGCAGCAAGGAG CTGGAGGACATGAACCAGAAGCTGTTCGATCTGCGGGGCAAGTTCAAGCGACCCCCGCTGCGGAGGGTGCGCATGTCGGCCGACGCCATGCTCAAGGCCCTGCTGGGCTCCAAGCACAAGGTGTGCATGGACCTGAGAGCCAACCTCAAGCAGGTCAAGAAGGAGGACACAGAGAAG GAGCGGGACCTGCGAGACGTGGGTGACTGGAGGAAGAACATCGAGGAGAAGTCGGGCATGGAGGGCCGGAAGAAGATGTTTGAGTCGGAGTCTTAG